A stretch of Phragmites australis chromosome 12, lpPhrAust1.1, whole genome shotgun sequence DNA encodes these proteins:
- the LOC133886521 gene encoding uncharacterized protein LOC133886521, translated as MAYPFSYILGRYALQSHATNDEPSHDDPDLIRENFIVLMWIYVAISKELLDLVLKQSVTAYGVWLHLQSIFFGNKPNRVIHLEAEHYGLRQGDLSVAAYCHKLQSLATTLADCDQPMFDRALVHQLIRWLNSKFQVLLQMLPTLPTFPTFQQTRDHLIIEDLSQARSSPTTTYSALVANCGNQGSFESSTPCLDRLGSSSDLGHGGCGFWGHGRGVRNNANGPSSTGGRGQQPPQLPYFFNGYTLWGPPPSAYWRAPWTGSTGLGLLGAHPPVQAPAQAFNAYQSQPMPPLDAAPSWDAIGLVRALQAASFGQPSHVGEWFMNTGASSHIPSDSVRKFTADNSCTIEFDKYGFSVKDLVTKQVLLRCNSEHGLYPLLPGAKHSPPVVFTALSTSVDL; from the exons ATGGCGTACCCTTTTTCTTATATTCTTGGTCGCTATGCCTTGCAATCCCATGCCACCAATGATGAGCCTTCCCACGATGATCCTGACTTGATTCGCGAGAATTTCATAGTCCTTATGTGGATATATGTCGCTATCTCCAAAGAGCTCCTCGATCTTGTGCTTAAACAATCCGTCACGGCTTATGGTGTTTGGCTCCACCTCCAGTCTATTTTCTTCGGCAATAAACCCAATCGCGTCATCCACCTTGAAGCCGAACACTACGGTCTTCGCCAAGGCGATCTATCTGTTGCTGCATACTGCCATAAGCTTCAGTCACTTGCCACCACCCTCGCAGACTGTGACCAACCTATGTTTGATCGTGCTCTTGTCCATCAACTTATTCGATGGCTCAATTCGAAATTTCAAGTTCTTCTACAGATGTTGCCTACATTGCCTACCTTCCCCACCTTCCAGCAGACGCGTGACCACCTCATAATCGAAGATCTATCCCAGGCCCGATCCTCTCCTACAACCACTTATTCCGCTCTAGTTGCTAATTGTGGCAATCAGGGTTCGTTTGAGTCTTCTACTCCGTGCCTAGACCGGTTAGGTTCGTCATCTGATCTTGGCCATGGTGGCTGCGGATTTTGGGGCCATGGTCGCGGAGTCCGCAACAACGCTAATGGGCCATCTTCTACTGGTGGTCGTGGCCAGCAGCCACCTCAGTTGCCCTACTTCTTCAACGGCTACACGTTATGGGGTCCTCCACCCAGCGCGTATTGGAGAGCACCCTGGACAGGATCTACTgggcttggtcttctcgggGCTCATCCTCCAGTACAGGCCCCAGCTCAAGCGTTCAACGCCTATCAGTCCCAACCTATGCCTCCACTAGATGCGGCGCCGTCTTGGGATGCCATCGGGCTAGTTCGGGCATTGCAGGCTGCATCTTTCGGCCAGCCATCACATGTCGGGGAGTGGTTCATGAACACGGGTGCCAGCTCGCATATTCCAAGCGATTCTG TCCGCAAGTTTACAGCTGATAATTCTTGCACCATTGAATTTGACAAGTATGGTTTCTCTGTGAAGGATCTAGTCACGAAGCAGGTCCTTCTGAGGTGCAATAGTGAGCATGGCCTTTATCCACTACTACCCGGCGCCAAGCATTCTCCTCCGGTGGTATTTACAGCTCTCTCCACTTCTGTAGATCTATAG